In Erigeron canadensis isolate Cc75 chromosome 6, C_canadensis_v1, whole genome shotgun sequence, the following are encoded in one genomic region:
- the LOC122605985 gene encoding uncharacterized protein LOC122605985 isoform X3 → MLKSLLLRANSTWKVLNLPQYIQQRGLHTRNKMAMEYIAKGWNALKEVDRVIDYCEPRDKRLIPHLKTAKDNFEMALEVDNTNTHARYWLSRLHLKYHVPGQCKAIGAALLVEAADMGDADAQYELGRNLRIENEGVDTDQQAFYYLEKAADQLQPDALYLLGAVYLTGDCVKKDIDSALWCFYRASDKGHAGAAIACGSLLIRGYELPTSLTKLNLKNGNMSRNLRKKTSEPKHNPIELARAQFENAANLGSDLGFRWLKRLEEEEKRFLAA, encoded by the exons ATGCTGAAGTCATTGCTTCTGAGAGCTAATTCGACATGGAAAGTTCTTAATCTTCCTCAGTACATACAACAG CGAGGATTGCATACTAGAAATAAGATGGCAATGGAATACATTGCAAAAGGTTGGAATGCATTGAAGGAGGTTGATAGGGTGATTGACTATTGTGAACCAAGGGATAAACGGCTCATTCCTCACCTTAAG ACTGCAAAGGATAATTTTGAAATGGCTCTGGAGGTTGATAATACAAATACCCATGCTAGATATTGgttatccagactgcacctgaAATACCATGTGCCTGGGCAATGTAAAGCTAT AGGAGCTGCTTTGCTGGTAGAAGCTGCAGATATGGGTGATGCAGATGCTCAATATGAGCTGGGTCGTAATTTACGAATCGAG AATGAGGGTGTTGACACAGATCAACAAGCTTTTTATTATTTGGAGAAGGCAGCTGACCAG ttGCAACCGGATGCTCTCTACCTTCTTGGAGCAGTTTATTTGACAGGCGATTGTGTTAAGAAAGATATTGACTCAGCTTTATGGTGTTTTTATAGAGCTTCCGATAAG GGTCATGCTGGGGCAGCTATAGCATGTGGATCTCTTCTTATTAGAG GATACGAACTTCCCACATCTCTTACAAAGCTAAATCTAAAGAATGGGAATATGAGTAGAAATCTAAGGAAGAAAACAAGTGAACCCAAACATAATCCAATCGAATTGGCAAGAGCACAGTTTGAAAATGCTGCGAATTTAGGAAGTGATCTTGGATTCAGATGGCTAAAAAGACTCGAGGAGGAAGAGAAGCGTTTCCTGGCTGcataa
- the LOC122605416 gene encoding uncharacterized protein LOC122605416: MVEEEPFRPREKIIEKQKLFQSIHKPTYLKGPMDKITSVAIPLALAGSSLFLIGRGIYNMSHGIGKKE, encoded by the exons ATGGTCGAGGAGGAACCTTTTAGGCCAAGAGAGAAGATCATTGAGAAGCAAAAACTGTTCCAAAGCATCCATAAACCGACGTATCTAAAAGGTCCAATGGACAAGATTACTTCAGTCGCTATTCCTCTTGCTTTGGCCGGTTCTTCCCTCTTTCTCATA GGACGCGGTATCTATAACATGTCTCATGGAATCGGAAAGAAGGAATAA
- the LOC122604775 gene encoding uncharacterized protein LOC122604775 — translation MDLISCYNQYSLQVSETTSSSSSFSCSNYTPKNSTNSCIISPNNNTNIIPSTQTAVSCLYKTTLTTGIHHYITVTWYRSTTTQGLQINSGDDPATAFRLNTHSRLFRKKKGTKLFDINDSKFEVFYDLSSAVYGAGAEPTDGSYYVLVMVDSEVGLLVGDLPEETHIKKMRTHKQIGKSLLLSRKEHFSGNTLYATKAKFSDTGNFHDILIRCTGENDGLKYPVLVVYIDKRVVIRVKRLQWNFRGNQTIFMDGLLVDLMWDVHDWFFESESESGSGSGSGSGPGHAVFMFRTRSGLDSRLWLEEKYVKSNDQKNGFSLLVYATKS, via the coding sequence ATGGATTTAATTTCATGCTACAATCAATATTCTTTACAAGTTTCTGAAACTACatcctcctcatcatcattttcatgtTCAAATTATACACCAAAAAATTCTACTAATTCATGCATAATTTCCCCTAATAATAACACAAATATAATTCCATCAACACAAACAGCGGTTTCATGTTTATATAAAACCACCTTAACCACCGGTATCCACCACTACATAACCGTCACATGGTACCGGAGCACCACCACACAAGGCCTTCAAATCAACTCCGGCGATGACCCCGCCACCGCTTTCCGGCTAAACACACATTCAAGGCTTTTTCGGAAGAAAAAAGGGACTaaattatttgacattaatGACTCAAAATTTGAAGTGTTTTATGATCTTTCTTCAGCTGTGTACGGCGCCGGCGCTGAACCGACAGATGGGTCGTACtatgttttggtaatggttGATTCCGAGGTTGGTTTGTTGGTCGGCGACTTGCCGGAAGAAACCCACATCAAGAAAATGAGAACCCATAAACAGATCGGAAAAAGTTTGTTGCTTTCCCGGAAAGAACATTTTTCCGGCAATACCCTTTACGCCACCAAGGCTAAATTTTCCGATACCGGAAATTTTCATGATATTTTGATCCGGTGTACCGGAGAGAATGATGGGTTGAAGTATCCAGTTTTAGTTGTGTATATAGATAAACGGGTCGTGATTCGGGTCAAGAGATTACAATGGAATTTTAGAGGGAATCAAACTATTTTTATGGATGGATTATTGGTGGATTTGATGTGGGATGTTCATGATTGGTTTTTCGAATCCGAGTCGGAGTCGGGTTCTGGGTCCGGGTCAGGATCCGGTCCGGGTCATGCAGTATTTATGTTTAGAACAAGAAGTGGGTTGGATAGTAGGTTGTGGTTGGAAGAAAAGTATGTCAAGAGTAATGATCAGAAAAATGGATTCTCATTGTTAGTTTATGCTACTAAAAGCTAA
- the LOC122605985 gene encoding uncharacterized protein LOC122605985 isoform X1, translating into MDTLQDDTKFLNLYWHSWNSAYTLSTVLRSSQALKMLKSLLLRANSTWKVLNLPQYIQQRGLHTRNKMAMEYIAKGWNALKEVDRVIDYCEPRDKRLIPHLKTAKDNFEMALEVDNTNTHARYWLSRLHLKYHVPGQCKAIGAALLVEAADMGDADAQYELGRNLRIENEGVDTDQQAFYYLEKAADQLQPDALYLLGAVYLTGDCVKKDIDSALWCFYRASDKGHAGAAIACGSLLIRGYELPTSLTKLNLKNGNMSRNLRKKTSEPKHNPIELARAQFENAANLGSDLGFRWLKRLEEEEKRFLAA; encoded by the exons ATGGACACACTTCAGGATGATACTAAATTTTTAAATCTCTACTGGCATAGTTGGAATTCAGCTTATACACTCTCAACAGTATTGCGCTCTTCACAGGCTCTAAAGATGCTGAAGTCATTGCTTCTGAGAGCTAATTCGACATGGAAAGTTCTTAATCTTCCTCAGTACATACAACAG CGAGGATTGCATACTAGAAATAAGATGGCAATGGAATACATTGCAAAAGGTTGGAATGCATTGAAGGAGGTTGATAGGGTGATTGACTATTGTGAACCAAGGGATAAACGGCTCATTCCTCACCTTAAG ACTGCAAAGGATAATTTTGAAATGGCTCTGGAGGTTGATAATACAAATACCCATGCTAGATATTGgttatccagactgcacctgaAATACCATGTGCCTGGGCAATGTAAAGCTAT AGGAGCTGCTTTGCTGGTAGAAGCTGCAGATATGGGTGATGCAGATGCTCAATATGAGCTGGGTCGTAATTTACGAATCGAG AATGAGGGTGTTGACACAGATCAACAAGCTTTTTATTATTTGGAGAAGGCAGCTGACCAG ttGCAACCGGATGCTCTCTACCTTCTTGGAGCAGTTTATTTGACAGGCGATTGTGTTAAGAAAGATATTGACTCAGCTTTATGGTGTTTTTATAGAGCTTCCGATAAG GGTCATGCTGGGGCAGCTATAGCATGTGGATCTCTTCTTATTAGAG GATACGAACTTCCCACATCTCTTACAAAGCTAAATCTAAAGAATGGGAATATGAGTAGAAATCTAAGGAAGAAAACAAGTGAACCCAAACATAATCCAATCGAATTGGCAAGAGCACAGTTTGAAAATGCTGCGAATTTAGGAAGTGATCTTGGATTCAGATGGCTAAAAAGACTCGAGGAGGAAGAGAAGCGTTTCCTGGCTGcataa
- the LOC122605415 gene encoding serine/threonine-protein kinase KIPK2-like — MGTVYGAGEIIELEEGSDGQPSKSYKRCYVEDELNQLFESVRITAKTQGLSQVLKDKQKKSMKRPMSVVPYQPSGIGISQPVSIKQALRGLSISQAAEMAAMKRLSKPTQGSVGLEGGPVKRSQVAADNGVDDDICHQDTVKVISERSSLSSTKELVLSRNIKLKLSSLSTRSRKKLPMLDEVQKPASVVSKPSLITEVKRKGNNVDETSRSREKGEFSQSSKSSIGECSSSTSFSCDSGISKSCCRPHMSKDLRWEVVNCAQKEHGSLSIRNFKLVKKIGGGDVGTVYLAELIGSNCFFAMKILDNELLALRKKATRAQTEKEILQLLDHPFLPTLYSQFTTDKYSCLVIEYCPGGDLHTIRQKQPSKTFSEQASRFYVAEVLLALEYLHMLGVVYRDLKPENLLVREDGHIMLTDFDLCLRCDPNLTLLKPSSPSINGNKDTKSSCIEPFCFQPSWQIPCFTPKMSANPRIKADAVSPVSPLPQLVVEPTDARSNSYVGTHEYLAPEIIKGEGHGSPVDWWTTGILLYELLYGRTPFKGTGDNETLVNVVSQGVLFPDSPMVSFHARDLIKCLLQKQPENRLGSVKGAAEIKQHPFFEGLNWALIRCATPPEIPQIYDART; from the exons ATGGGGACTGTTTATGGCGCTGGTGAAATTATTGAGCTAGAAGAAGGTTCGGATGGTCAACCTAGTAAATCTTATAAGAGGTGCTATGTAGAGGATGAGCTTAACCAACTATTTGAGTCTGTTAGGATTACTGCTAAGACTCAGGGTTTGTCACAAGTTCTTAAAGATAAACAAAAGAAATCCAtgaaaagaccaatgagtgttGTCCCGTATCAACCATCAGGAATTGGAATTTCACAGCCCGTTAGTATAAAGCAGGCACTGAGAGGATTAAGTATCTCTCAAGCGGCAGAGATGGCAGCTATGAAAAGGTTATCAAAACCAACACAGGGTTCAGTGGGCTTGGAAGGTGGGCCGGTCAAAAGGTCACAAGTAGCAGCTGATAATGGGGTTGATGATGATATATGTCATCAAGATACGGTGAAAGTTATTTCAGAAAGATCATCATTAAGTTCGACGAAGGAATTGGTGCTGAGCAGAAACATTAAGCTGAAACTTTCTTCTTTATCCACTCGTTCTAGAAAGAAACTCCCTATGTTGGACGAAGTTCAAAAACCTGCTTCAGTTGTTAGCAAACCATCTTTAATCACTGAAGTAAAAAGGAAAGGTAATAACGTGGATGAGACATCAAGATCGAGAGAAAAAGGCGAGTTCTCTCAGAGCTCAAAAAGCAGCATCGGTGAATGCAGCAGCAGTACTAGCTTTAGTTGTGACAGTGGCATCAGTAAAAGTTGTTGCCGGCCTCACATGTCGAAAGATTTGAGATGGGAGGTTGTGAATTGTGCTCAAAAAGAACATGGAAGCTTAAGCATAAGAAACTTCAAGTTGGTTAAAAAGATTGGAGGTGGAGACGTTGGAACTGTTTATCTTGCTGAACTTATCGGCTCAAATTGCTTCTTTGCTATGAAAATACTGGATAACGAGTTATTGGCTCTTAGAAAAAAGGCTACACGAGCTCAAACAGAAAAAGAGATACTGCAATTGCTTGATCACCCGTTTCTCCCTACGTTGTATTCCCAGTTTACAACTGATAAGTACTCATGTTTGGTCATTGAGTATTGTCCTGGAGGTGATTTGCATACGATCCGCCAAAAACAGCCCTCCAAAACGTTCTCTGAGCAAGCATCCAG GTTTTATGTTGCTGAAGTTCTCCTTGCTTTGGAGTACTTGCACATGCTTGGTGTTGTATATCGTGACTTAAAACCAGAGAATCTATTGGTACGAGAAGACGGTCATATAATGCTAACCGATTTCGACTTGTGCCTAAGATGTGATCCTAATCTGACTCTGCTAAAACCATCGTCACCGTCCATTAATGGCAACAAAGACACAAAGTCCAGCTGCATAGAGCCATTCTGTTTCCAACCCTCCTGGCAAATCCCATGTTTCACCCCAAAAATGTCTGCTAATCCAAGGATAAAAGCGGATGCAGTTTCTCCGGTAAGCCCATTGCCGCAACTAGTAGTGGAGCCAACTGATGCTCGCTCCAACTCATATGTTGGGACCCATGAGTACCTGGCTCCCGAGATCATAAAAGGTGAAGGACATGGGAGTCCGGTGGATTGGTGGACAACTGGGATTCTGTTATATGAGCTTTTATACGGCAGGACACCTTTTAAAGGCACGGGAGACAATGAGACATTGGTAAATGTGGTATCTCAAGGTGTCTTGTTTCCAGACAGCCCAATGGTGAGTTTTCATGCTAGAGACTTGATTAAATGTTTATTGCAAAAGCAACCTGAAAATAGGTTAGGTTCAGTGAAAGGAGCTGCAGAGATCAAGCAGCATCCGTTCTTTGAGGGCCTGAACTGGGCTTTGATACGGTGTGCCACACCACCGGAAATACCTCAAATTTACGATGCTAGGACTTAG
- the LOC122605985 gene encoding uncharacterized protein LOC122605985 isoform X2, producing the protein MFLVLALKMLKSLLLRANSTWKVLNLPQYIQQRGLHTRNKMAMEYIAKGWNALKEVDRVIDYCEPRDKRLIPHLKTAKDNFEMALEVDNTNTHARYWLSRLHLKYHVPGQCKAIGAALLVEAADMGDADAQYELGRNLRIENEGVDTDQQAFYYLEKAADQLQPDALYLLGAVYLTGDCVKKDIDSALWCFYRASDKGHAGAAIACGSLLIRGYELPTSLTKLNLKNGNMSRNLRKKTSEPKHNPIELARAQFENAANLGSDLGFRWLKRLEEEEKRFLAA; encoded by the exons ATGTTTCTTGTGCTA GCTCTAAAGATGCTGAAGTCATTGCTTCTGAGAGCTAATTCGACATGGAAAGTTCTTAATCTTCCTCAGTACATACAACAG CGAGGATTGCATACTAGAAATAAGATGGCAATGGAATACATTGCAAAAGGTTGGAATGCATTGAAGGAGGTTGATAGGGTGATTGACTATTGTGAACCAAGGGATAAACGGCTCATTCCTCACCTTAAG ACTGCAAAGGATAATTTTGAAATGGCTCTGGAGGTTGATAATACAAATACCCATGCTAGATATTGgttatccagactgcacctgaAATACCATGTGCCTGGGCAATGTAAAGCTAT AGGAGCTGCTTTGCTGGTAGAAGCTGCAGATATGGGTGATGCAGATGCTCAATATGAGCTGGGTCGTAATTTACGAATCGAG AATGAGGGTGTTGACACAGATCAACAAGCTTTTTATTATTTGGAGAAGGCAGCTGACCAG ttGCAACCGGATGCTCTCTACCTTCTTGGAGCAGTTTATTTGACAGGCGATTGTGTTAAGAAAGATATTGACTCAGCTTTATGGTGTTTTTATAGAGCTTCCGATAAG GGTCATGCTGGGGCAGCTATAGCATGTGGATCTCTTCTTATTAGAG GATACGAACTTCCCACATCTCTTACAAAGCTAAATCTAAAGAATGGGAATATGAGTAGAAATCTAAGGAAGAAAACAAGTGAACCCAAACATAATCCAATCGAATTGGCAAGAGCACAGTTTGAAAATGCTGCGAATTTAGGAAGTGATCTTGGATTCAGATGGCTAAAAAGACTCGAGGAGGAAGAGAAGCGTTTCCTGGCTGcataa
- the LOC122605738 gene encoding uncharacterized protein LOC122605738, giving the protein MACLSTPLDQQQQQSKKMIRLKSSGLSNSKESSLIECDDELSKSALFAFRAKEEEITKKKMEVKERVQAQLSRVEQETRKLAEIRNDLEALEDPKWKEGLMVRKKVDLVNKEVKSLGQICLKKEKEYREAIEAFNEKNKEKAQLVTRLMELVDESEMVRMKKLEELSKKFELFAYK; this is encoded by the exons ATGGCCTGCTTATCTACACCATtggatcaacaacaacaacaatcgAAAAAGATGATCCGACTGAAGAGCTCCGGACTAAGTAATTCTAAAGAAAGCTCCTTGATCGAATGTGATGATGAATTGTCAAAATCGGCGTTGTTTGCTTTTCGGGCTAAAGAAGAAGAGATAACAAAGAAGAAGATGGAGGTCAAAGAAAGAGTTCAAGCTCAGTTAAGCCGAGTTGAACAAGAAACTAGAAAGCTTGCTGAAATCCGCAAT GATCTTGAAGCATTGGAGGATCCAAAGTGGAAGGAAGGATTGATGGTAAGAAAGAAGGTTGACTTGGTCAATAAAGAGGTAAAGTCGTTGGGACAAATCTGCCTTAAGAAG GAAAAAGAGTACAGAGAAGCTATTGAGGCATTCAATGAGAAAAACAAGGAAAAAGCTCAACTAGTTACCAGATTAATGGAG CTGGTTGACGAGAGCGAAATGGTGAGGATGAAGAAACTTGAAGAGCTAAGCAAAAAATTTGAGTTATTTGCGTACAAATAA